The following proteins are co-located in the Delphinus delphis chromosome 5, mDelDel1.2, whole genome shotgun sequence genome:
- the CTBP1 gene encoding C-terminal-binding protein 1 isoform X4 codes for MNGPLHPRPLVALLDGRDCTVEMPILKDVATVAFCDAQSTQEIHEKVLNEAVGALMYHTITLTREDLEKFKALRIIVRIGSGFDNIDIKSAGDLGIAVCNVPAASVEETADSTLCHILNLYRRTTWLHQALREGTRVQSVEQIREVASGAARIRGETLGIIGLGRVGQAVALRAKAFGFNVLFYDPYLADGTERALGLQRVSTLQDLLFHSDCVTLHCGLNEHNHHLINDFTVKQMRQGAFLVNTARGGLVDEKALAQALKEGRIRGAALDVHESEPFRTEQCPEGLGSAAHSHLREGRAASPPPVKAPPHCGQEPVGSFSQGPLKDAPNLICTPHAAWYSEQASIEMREEAAREIRRAVTGRIPDSLKNCVNKDHLAAATHWASVDPAVVHPELNGAAYSRYPPGVVGVAPSGIPAAVEGIVPSAMSLSHGLPPVSHPPHAPSPGQTVKPEADRDHASDQL; via the exons GTGCTGAACGAGGCCGTTGGGGCGCTGATGTATCACACCATCACGCTGACCAGGGAGGACCTGGAGAAGTTCAAGGCGCTGCGGATAATCGTCCGAATCGGCAGCGGCTTTGACAACATCGACATCAAGTCAGCTGGGGACTTAG GCATCGCCGTCTGCAACGTGCCGGCCGCGTCCGTGGAGGAGACCGCCGACTCCACCCTGTGCCACATCCTGAACCTCTACCGCAGGACCACGTGGCTGCACCAGGCGCTCCGGGAAGGCACGCGGGTCCAGAGCGTCGAGCAGATCCGAGAGGTGGCTTCCGGAGCCGCCAGGATCCGCGGGGAGACCTTGGGCATCATCGGGCTAG GTCGCGTGGGGCAGGCGGTGGCGCTGCGGGCCAAGGCCTTTGGCTTCAACGTGCTGTTCTATGACCCCTACCTGGCGGACGGCACGGAGCGGGCGCTGGGGCTGCAGCGGGTCAGCACGCTGCAGGACCTGCTCTTCCACAGCGACTGCGTGACCCTGCACTGCGGCCTCAACGAGCACAACCACCACCTCATCAACGACTTCACCGTCAAACAG ATGAGACAAGGGGCCTTCCTGGTGAACACGGCCCGGGGCGGCCTCGTGGACGAGAAGGCGCTGGCCCAGGCCCTGAAGGAGGGGCGGATCCGCGGTGCGGCCCTGGACGTGCACGAGTCAGAGCCATTCAG GACGGAGCAGTGTCCGGAGGGCCTGGGGTCTGCAGCTCACAGCCACTTGCGGGAGGGGCGGGCAGCATCCCCACCCCCCGTGAAGGCCCCTCCCCACTGCGGTCAGGAGCCCGTGGGCAG TTTTAGCCAGGGTCCCCTGAAGGACGCGCCCAACCTGATCTGCACCCCACACGCGGCCTGGTACAGCGAGCAGGCCTCCATCGAGATGCGTGAGGAGGCGGCCCGGGAGATCCGGAGAGCCGTCACAG GCCGGATCCCTGACAGTCTGAAGAACTGCGTGAACAAAGACCACCTGGCAGCCGCCACCCACTGGGCCAGTGTGGACCCGGCCGTGGTGCACCCCGAGCTCAACGGGGCCGCCTACAG caGGTACCCCCCAGGCGTCGTGGGCGTGGCCCCCAGCGGCATCCCCGCCGCAGTCGAAGGCATCGTCCCCAGCGCCATGTCCCTGTCCCACGGCCTGCCCCCCGTGTCCCACCCACCCCACGCGCCTTCTCCCGGCCAAACCGTCAAGCCCGAGGCAGATAGAGACCATGCGAGCGACCAGTTGTAG